A genome region from candidate division KSB1 bacterium includes the following:
- a CDS encoding sugar porter family MFS transporter codes for MKSKLLFGSAVAALGGFLFGFDTAVISGTTHWLELVFDLSPFWLGFTVASALIGTIIGALAVGRPSDVWGRRFMLFILAVLYLVSALGSALAWNWPSFLIFRLLGGLAVGGASVVSPMYIAEISPARFRGRLVGLTQFNIVFGILVAFFSNYIITNMGLGDIEWRWMFAVEAVPAAVFFLLLFSTPRSPRWLVAADRANEAADVLKQCGTDTGRIQDEIHEIQASLSQEFNALHERFFSKKYSKPILLAVMIAVFNQLSGINAIMYYAPHIFRMAGAGEAASFLQSIVIGGTNLIFTMAALTVIDKIGRKKLMIFGSIGYIVSLGITALTFFFYRNDFTETGGLIVLVSLLVFIASHAFGQGAVIWVFISEIFPNRVRARGQALGSFTHWFMAALISWTFPVIASVSGGTVFAFYMLCMVGQLIWVLKVMPETKNVSLEQIQTMLDIQ; via the coding sequence ATGAAGTCGAAACTGCTGTTTGGCTCTGCTGTGGCGGCGCTGGGCGGATTTTTGTTCGGGTTTGACACGGCTGTCATTTCAGGGACCACGCACTGGCTGGAATTGGTGTTTGATCTCAGCCCGTTTTGGCTGGGTTTTACCGTGGCCAGTGCCTTGATCGGAACGATCATTGGAGCTCTGGCAGTGGGCCGGCCGTCGGATGTCTGGGGACGCCGGTTCATGTTGTTTATTTTAGCTGTGCTTTATCTTGTATCCGCTCTCGGAAGCGCCCTGGCCTGGAACTGGCCCTCCTTTTTGATCTTCCGTTTGTTGGGCGGACTGGCTGTCGGCGGCGCTTCAGTGGTATCTCCCATGTACATTGCGGAAATTTCACCGGCGCGTTTCCGCGGACGTTTGGTTGGACTCACCCAATTCAATATTGTCTTCGGCATTCTGGTTGCTTTTTTCTCAAATTATATCATTACCAATATGGGCCTCGGCGATATTGAATGGCGCTGGATGTTTGCTGTTGAGGCTGTACCTGCTGCTGTTTTTTTCCTGCTTTTATTCTCCACGCCTCGCAGTCCACGCTGGCTTGTCGCTGCAGATCGTGCCAACGAGGCCGCTGATGTGCTGAAGCAATGCGGCACAGATACCGGACGGATTCAGGATGAAATTCACGAAATTCAGGCTTCGTTGAGCCAGGAGTTCAATGCGTTGCATGAACGCTTTTTCAGTAAAAAATATTCAAAACCCATTCTACTCGCGGTAATGATCGCGGTGTTTAATCAGCTTTCCGGCATTAATGCGATTATGTATTACGCACCCCACATATTCCGGATGGCCGGAGCCGGCGAAGCCGCATCTTTTCTCCAGTCTATTGTCATCGGCGGCACCAATCTGATATTTACAATGGCCGCTTTAACGGTTATTGATAAAATCGGCAGAAAAAAACTGATGATTTTTGGCTCGATCGGCTATATTGTGAGTCTGGGCATCACGGCTCTGACCTTTTTCTTTTATAGAAATGATTTTACAGAAACCGGTGGTTTGATTGTGCTGGTGAGTCTGCTTGTCTTTATTGCATCTCACGCGTTCGGGCAGGGAGCCGTGATTTGGGTGTTTATCAGTGAGATATTTCCGAACCGCGTCCGGGCGCGCGGACAGGCGCTTGGAAGCTTTACCCACTGGTTTATGGCTGCATTGATCTCCTGGACATTTCCGGTCATTGCTTCAGTTTCAGGAGGAACTGTGTTTGCTTTTTATATGCTGTGCATGGTTGGACAGCTGATCTGGGTACTCAAGGTGATGCCGGAAACCAAGAATGTGTCTCTCGAACAGATTCAAACCATGCTGGATATTCAATAG
- a CDS encoding cobalamin-dependent protein (Presence of a B(12) (cobalamin)-binding domain implies dependence on cobalamin itself, in one of its several forms, or in some unusual lineages, dependence on a cobalamin-like analog.): MASSIVTRVMSMIYINNFTSKGDKGKVVITAGANEFHEIGAWMISDLLEMNGWDVYYLGSNTPESDLYQMLLAVQPHILVISVTMFFNLSSAAFVIRAIKQNPDIQNIKILLGGAAVKADPDLTKKLGADATADHAVEALKLVNDLAPQTGA; this comes from the coding sequence TTGGCGTCATCCATTGTCACTCGCGTCATGTCGATGATATATATCAATAATTTCACATCAAAAGGCGATAAAGGCAAGGTCGTGATCACAGCAGGAGCGAACGAGTTTCATGAAATTGGAGCATGGATGATCTCGGACTTGCTCGAGATGAACGGATGGGATGTTTATTATTTAGGGTCCAATACACCGGAATCCGATCTCTATCAGATGCTGCTTGCGGTGCAGCCGCATATTCTCGTCATTTCGGTAACGATGTTTTTCAACCTTTCCTCGGCCGCATTCGTCATTCGTGCAATCAAACAGAATCCGGATATTCAAAATATTAAAATTCTACTGGGCGGGGCTGCTGTAAAAGCCGATCCTGATTTAACAAAAAAGCTGGGTGCGGATGCGACTGCGGATCATGCCGTTGAAGCATTGAAACTTGTGAATGATTTAGCACCTCAAACCGGAGCCTGA
- a CDS encoding energy transducer TonB, with product MKRKLYAGVVTGLVAVMILFSITCSSDSMPGSDSKPPDPVSTSSNSDSTENSVILEYDTPPSPINGFAALQKELVYPESARQNEIEGRVILQTMIGKTGDILEVEVARSLDPACDEAAVNTIRATDWQPALKEGKPVQVRAALPVVFKLK from the coding sequence ATGAAACGCAAACTCTATGCAGGTGTGGTTACAGGGCTGGTGGCGGTTATGATACTGTTTTCCATAACCTGTTCTTCGGATTCAATGCCCGGATCAGACTCAAAGCCGCCTGATCCTGTTTCCACAAGCTCAAATTCGGACAGCACAGAAAATTCAGTTATACTTGAGTATGACACACCTCCCAGCCCGATAAATGGATTTGCCGCACTGCAGAAAGAACTGGTGTATCCTGAATCTGCAAGACAGAACGAAATAGAGGGACGGGTGATTTTACAAACAATGATTGGTAAAACCGGTGATATTCTCGAGGTTGAGGTTGCCAGATCCCTTGATCCCGCATGCGACGAAGCGGCTGTCAACACCATTCGTGCGACTGACTGGCAGCCGGCCCTTAAAGAGGGAAAACCTGTGCAGGTCAGAGCGGCCCTGCCGGTTGTGTTTAAACTAAAGTAA
- a CDS encoding ATP-binding protein, with protein sequence MKKNDEIKKWVQPDHTDRPPHSSWKRNTSLIVAIVITLAILLLSFSLLEILGSRQEMTHLLREQSKSLVAAIEEGGQNAVESFNLVESLLAERLLNNARLLEELDYAGRLTNSKLERFAKENNIYRINIYNSNMQRVQSSFMRRDDQHQDRPHENLLDIMNDKESDELVMGFRQSRFGGGDRFAVAKRRRRGGVIILNINADQVLNYRNSIGIGRLVRNLGETENVAYVAVQDKNQILVASRQIDSLTAVAGDSVLMSVLKRNQPSDRFIHYQGKPVFEAIYPFNPDTGELLRIGLQTKHLQEAKQKAIWRTGLAAVSLLLIGVVLANWVVGRQNYRMLQQAYTRIETYTGSILTHMTDAVIAVNDDLDVTLFNRAAESLFNVGAGATLNSPLRGLNPTLFSLFKHTLNSGEPIIAAEHRLTIENKPHICRLTINILRDERGSTEGAFAVIKDITEEKRLEQNLKRQDQITAMGHLAAGVAHEIRNPLNAISMLAQRFKTEFKPKAEIGKFDKMTGTLVSETRRINAIIDQFLEFARPTPLAPSRLRIPHIFKEVQPLIEQDISKHNIKMIIKCDHVPPVQGDADKLKQVILNLVRNSMDACSENDEISITCTNVSEQVLIQIQDTGSGINTENLNKIFNLYYTSKEKGTGIGLSVVQQIVSQHNGRIEVTSEPGTGTTFSIYLPATES encoded by the coding sequence ATGAAAAAGAATGATGAAATCAAAAAGTGGGTTCAGCCTGATCATACAGACCGCCCACCGCATTCATCTTGGAAACGCAATACCTCTCTTATTGTTGCCATTGTCATCACTCTTGCAATCTTGCTGCTTTCTTTTAGCCTGTTGGAAATACTCGGTTCTCGACAGGAAATGACGCATTTGCTGCGTGAACAAAGTAAATCCCTGGTCGCTGCGATTGAAGAGGGGGGGCAAAACGCGGTTGAGTCATTCAATCTTGTAGAAAGCCTCCTTGCCGAGCGCCTGCTGAATAATGCCCGTCTTTTGGAAGAATTGGATTATGCCGGACGTTTGACCAACAGCAAACTTGAACGCTTTGCCAAAGAGAACAATATATACCGAATTAATATTTACAATTCCAACATGCAGCGGGTACAGAGCTCCTTCATGCGCCGGGACGACCAACATCAAGATCGGCCGCACGAAAACCTTTTGGACATCATGAATGACAAAGAAAGCGACGAACTGGTGATGGGATTTCGTCAGAGTCGGTTCGGCGGCGGAGACCGGTTCGCCGTGGCCAAACGCAGACGCCGGGGCGGTGTCATTATTCTCAACATCAACGCTGATCAAGTTCTGAACTATCGAAACAGCATCGGCATCGGTCGATTGGTGCGCAATCTCGGTGAGACTGAAAATGTGGCCTATGTTGCCGTACAGGACAAAAATCAAATCCTGGTGGCATCCAGACAGATTGATTCATTAACCGCTGTAGCCGGCGACAGTGTGTTGATGAGTGTACTAAAGCGGAACCAACCGTCGGACCGGTTTATTCACTATCAGGGAAAACCGGTCTTTGAAGCCATATATCCCTTTAATCCGGATACGGGGGAACTGCTGCGCATCGGATTGCAAACGAAGCATTTACAGGAAGCGAAACAAAAGGCTATCTGGCGTACGGGACTCGCCGCCGTCTCTCTGCTTTTAATCGGAGTGGTACTGGCAAACTGGGTCGTAGGCCGTCAAAATTACCGGATGCTCCAACAGGCCTATACGCGAATCGAAACCTACACCGGCAGCATACTTACACATATGACAGATGCTGTCATTGCGGTGAATGATGATCTGGACGTGACCTTGTTCAATCGAGCGGCCGAGTCCCTGTTCAATGTCGGGGCAGGCGCAACACTCAACTCACCGCTTCGCGGTCTCAATCCAACCCTTTTTTCACTGTTCAAACACACCTTGAACAGCGGGGAACCCATCATTGCTGCGGAACATCGGCTGACCATAGAAAACAAACCGCATATCTGCAGGTTAACCATCAACATTCTGAGAGATGAACGGGGCAGTACAGAAGGCGCATTTGCTGTCATTAAGGACATTACAGAAGAAAAACGCCTGGAGCAGAATCTCAAACGTCAGGACCAGATCACAGCCATGGGACATCTGGCAGCCGGGGTTGCGCATGAAATACGCAATCCCTTAAACGCGATCAGCATGCTGGCGCAGCGTTTTAAAACTGAATTCAAACCCAAAGCCGAGATCGGGAAATTTGACAAAATGACCGGTACCCTTGTCTCAGAGACCCGACGCATCAACGCAATTATCGATCAGTTCCTTGAATTTGCCCGACCAACGCCGTTGGCACCCAGCCGATTACGTATACCTCACATTTTTAAAGAGGTTCAGCCGTTGATCGAACAGGACATATCAAAACATAACATCAAAATGATTATAAAATGCGACCACGTCCCGCCTGTTCAGGGTGATGCGGACAAACTCAAGCAGGTCATTCTTAATCTGGTTCGAAACAGCATGGACGCCTGCAGCGAGAATGATGAAATCAGTATTACCTGTACCAATGTCAGTGAACAGGTATTGATTCAGATTCAGGACACCGGATCGGGGATCAACACCGAGAATCTGAACAAAATTTTTAATTTGTATTATACTTCAAAGGAAAAAGGCACCGGCATCGGACTCTCTGTTGTGCAGCAAATTGTCTCGCAGCACAATGGACGCATTGAGGTCACCAGTGAACCCGGAACCGGCACGACCTTTTCAATCTATTTACCGGCAACCGAGTCCTAA
- a CDS encoding sigma-54 dependent transcriptional regulator, with protein sequence MYTILVVDDEAVQRETLSGFLENQGHQVLTAVNGEKAIETVQAETVDLVITDMRMPGLSGLDLLKQTKQINPDIEVIVITAYGSVENATRAMKTGAADFITKPIDLDQLKITVDKVLEHKQLLSENKRLREMANERLQFGAIISQSPAMQETLSMAARVALSQATVMILGESGTGKELIARAIHHTSPRREKPFVAVNMAALSDNLVESELFGHEKGAFTGADRMRQGRFELADQGTLFIDEVGDIPLQTQTKLLRVLQEQQIERIGSSHPISVDVRVITATHQPLEKLIKEGVFREDLYYRLKVVTLNLPALRERKTDIPLLVEHFREHYSKRNNKDIRHISKQAMDLLIKYDYPGNVRELENIIEQAVVLCRDDTIRVSDMPALIPASDYDTTTGTFKERVQAFEKQLILDALKKADGVQTHAARLLGMSERHLRYKLEKYQLKN encoded by the coding sequence ATGTACACTATACTTGTCGTAGACGACGAAGCCGTGCAGCGGGAAACCCTGTCGGGTTTTTTGGAAAACCAGGGACACCAGGTTTTAACCGCTGTCAACGGTGAAAAAGCTATCGAGACCGTTCAAGCAGAGACGGTTGATCTGGTGATCACAGACATGCGCATGCCCGGTTTGAGCGGTCTGGATCTGTTGAAACAGACCAAACAAATCAATCCCGATATCGAAGTGATCGTCATCACCGCATACGGCAGTGTCGAAAACGCCACGCGGGCTATGAAAACGGGTGCTGCAGACTTTATCACCAAACCCATCGATCTGGATCAGCTGAAAATAACCGTGGACAAAGTCCTGGAACACAAACAGCTGCTGTCGGAGAACAAGCGGTTGCGGGAGATGGCCAATGAACGGCTGCAGTTCGGCGCCATTATCAGCCAGAGTCCGGCCATGCAGGAAACCCTGAGTATGGCCGCGCGCGTGGCGCTCAGCCAGGCCACGGTTATGATCCTGGGCGAAAGCGGTACAGGTAAAGAACTCATTGCGCGTGCTATTCATCATACCAGTCCGAGACGAGAAAAACCGTTTGTGGCCGTGAATATGGCGGCATTGTCCGATAATCTGGTTGAAAGTGAATTGTTCGGCCATGAAAAAGGCGCGTTTACCGGCGCGGACCGCATGCGCCAGGGTCGATTTGAACTCGCCGATCAGGGCACCCTGTTCATCGATGAAGTCGGAGATATTCCTCTACAGACACAAACCAAACTGCTGCGGGTATTACAGGAACAGCAGATTGAGCGTATCGGATCGTCACACCCTATATCTGTCGACGTACGTGTCATTACAGCCACACATCAGCCGCTGGAAAAACTGATCAAAGAAGGCGTATTCCGCGAGGATTTGTATTATCGGCTCAAGGTGGTCACGCTCAATCTGCCTGCGCTTCGCGAACGTAAAACGGATATTCCACTGCTGGTGGAGCATTTCCGAGAACACTATTCAAAGCGTAATAACAAAGACATCAGGCATATATCCAAACAAGCCATGGATTTGCTGATAAAGTACGACTATCCCGGAAATGTGCGCGAGCTCGAGAACATCATTGAACAGGCCGTGGTGTTGTGCCGGGATGACACCATTCGGGTTTCGGACATGCCCGCCCTGATTCCGGCATCAGACTATGACACCACAACCGGCACTTTTAAGGAACGCGTGCAAGCGTTTGAAAAGCAACTGATTCTGGACGCACTTAAAAAGGCCGACGGCGTGCAGACGCACGCGGCCCGGCTGCTCGGTATGAGCGAACGGCATCTGCGCTACAAACTTGAGAAATATCAGTTAAAAAATTGA
- a CDS encoding TonB-dependent receptor — MLDRQRPDWYRNRHTSKSYGFSLPVHVQAPGGLATVKLQGRAELVTSSSLGDHIRQTYGASLSYRVQWSEQLSFTSSTFSHYYDQWGWQVWPGLSAAYRLTPHARIFASWGRAFRMPSFTELYYASPGNIGNPDLDASASSTLELGTRMYAENRMLQVSLFRRTGANIIDWVRAQPQDPWMVINHSKTRFTGLEWEARLNEPVLSLTVLSLRGIHLYANKTLFGFESKYALRYLRHHIRLYTDVAFRRNMHAGMAVHWKQPDYDNGYMLMNLQLYRTLGSWRLALSAENVTDTHYRDLPGVPTPGRWMRFNVSKYW, encoded by the coding sequence TTGCTCGACCGGCAGCGTCCGGACTGGTACCGGAACCGGCATACCAGCAAAAGCTATGGATTTTCATTGCCTGTTCACGTCCAGGCGCCCGGCGGACTTGCCACTGTGAAGCTGCAGGGGCGCGCGGAATTGGTAACCAGCAGCAGTCTGGGCGACCATATCCGGCAAACCTACGGCGCCAGTTTGAGTTACCGGGTGCAATGGAGTGAACAGTTGTCCTTTACCAGCTCGACGTTTTCGCATTATTATGATCAGTGGGGATGGCAGGTGTGGCCGGGGCTGAGCGCCGCGTACCGCCTGACGCCGCATGCCCGGATTTTCGCTTCCTGGGGACGTGCCTTTCGTATGCCGTCTTTTACCGAATTGTACTATGCCAGTCCGGGCAATATCGGCAATCCCGATCTTGATGCGTCGGCTTCATCAACCCTGGAACTGGGTACGCGCATGTACGCTGAAAACCGCATGCTGCAGGTGAGCCTGTTCCGCAGAACCGGCGCCAATATCATCGACTGGGTGCGCGCGCAGCCGCAGGACCCGTGGATGGTGATCAATCATTCCAAAACCCGGTTTACCGGACTCGAATGGGAGGCGCGTCTGAACGAGCCTGTCTTGTCATTAACGGTGCTGTCACTGCGCGGTATACATTTGTATGCGAATAAAACCTTATTCGGCTTTGAATCAAAATATGCGCTGCGCTATTTGCGCCATCATATCCGGCTGTACACGGATGTCGCGTTCCGGAGAAATATGCATGCCGGCATGGCGGTGCACTGGAAACAGCCGGATTATGACAATGGCTATATGCTGATGAATCTGCAGCTGTACCGTACGCTGGGCAGCTGGCGTCTGGCCCTGTCAGCGGAAAATGTCACGGATACCCATTACCGGGATCTCCCCGGTGTGCCCACACCGGGCCGCTGGATGCGATTCAACGTAAGCAAATATTGGTAA
- a CDS encoding TonB-dependent receptor plug domain-containing protein codes for MTLLLPLAPAVGQWLPDHQVDPVVVTVDRYPGPLTQTARTVTVLQRAEIERLNARSLTNLLQAVPGVMLQKRGSGIQTDVSVRGGSFSETLILLDGVPVNDPQTGHHNLNLPVSIQDIQRIEVLHGPGSDVYGADAVSGVVHIVTRETKPGGSVQVRGGEHGLVGSSMALRTQTGRIRHSLSANYEQSDGFTRNTDYECLNVSWKSTFKQGDTRLSLYSGVSDKQFGANSFYSQQFPDQYEQTRAWLSSLRLSTTVPADARIRSFITVSIMMIFCSTGSVRTGTGTGIPAKAMDFHCLFTSRRPADLPL; via the coding sequence TTGACCCTGCTTCTACCGCTTGCTCCAGCCGTCGGGCAGTGGCTTCCGGATCATCAGGTTGATCCGGTGGTGGTCACTGTGGACCGCTATCCGGGGCCGCTTACTCAAACCGCGCGCACGGTAACGGTGCTGCAGCGCGCCGAAATCGAGCGGCTGAATGCCCGGTCGCTGACGAATTTGCTGCAGGCGGTGCCCGGGGTGATGCTGCAAAAACGCGGCAGCGGCATTCAGACCGATGTGTCGGTGCGCGGCGGCTCGTTTTCCGAAACTCTGATTCTGCTGGACGGTGTGCCGGTGAATGATCCGCAAACCGGACATCACAATTTGAATCTGCCGGTGTCGATTCAGGATATCCAGCGTATTGAAGTGCTGCACGGACCCGGTTCGGATGTTTACGGCGCAGATGCTGTATCCGGTGTTGTGCATATTGTGACCCGGGAGACAAAACCCGGCGGTTCGGTTCAGGTGCGCGGCGGCGAGCACGGACTCGTGGGTTCATCAATGGCGCTGCGTACGCAGACCGGCCGCATCCGTCACAGCCTGTCGGCCAACTATGAGCAATCCGACGGCTTTACCCGCAATACGGATTATGAGTGCCTCAATGTGTCCTGGAAATCGACTTTCAAGCAGGGAGACACCCGGTTATCCCTGTACAGCGGTGTATCCGACAAACAATTCGGCGCCAACAGTTTTTATTCGCAGCAATTCCCGGATCAGTATGAACAAACCCGCGCCTGGCTGTCCAGCCTGCGTTTGAGCACTACTGTTCCGGCGGACGCGCGAATCCGCTCGTTTATTACCGTCAGCATCATGATGATTTTTTGCTCGACCGGCAGCGTCCGGACTGGTACCGGAACCGGCATACCAGCAAAAGCTATGGATTTTCATTGCCTGTTCACGTCCAGGCGCCCGGCGGACTTGCCACTGTGA